From Campylobacter showae:
TAATTATATAGTTTGGCAAACAGCCTCTATCGGCCAAAATTTAAGACTGCTATAAAAAACCTATACTGACGAAGCGGCTCCAATAAAAGAAAATTTGGCAAAATAATTTAGATAAACAAGCGTAGCGACGCAAATTCGGTAGGTAAAATTTAAGTAAAACCACGATACTGGGATATAGCATAAAATTTGGCTTAAATTTGATTTCAAGCGGATCAAATTTCATTATGTCAAGCACAGCTAGACTCCTAGCCGCAAAAAATCAAATTTACCCGATACCGACCTAAAAAGCATATCCTAAATTCGCTCGCAAATTTGAGCCAAATTTACAAAATATCCCGCTGCCCTTTTGCGTTCATCGGACTTAGCACGCCCATTTGTTCCATCTGTTCTATAATCGTAGCGGCGCGGTTGTAGCCGATTTTTAGGCGTCTTTGGAGGTAGCTGATCGAGGTTTTTTGCTCGCTTAGCACGATCTCTTTAGCCTCTTCGTAGAGCTCGTCTAGCTCGCCCGCTACCGCGCCGGAGCCTGCTCCACCACCGCCGCTAGCGCCCTCCTCGGCTAAAAATCTCTCGTCGTAGACCACCTCTTGCTGTGCTTTTAAGAAATTTACGATCGTATCGATCTCCTTTTCGCTAGCAAACGGCGCATGCAGCCTGATGACGCCCGGGCTTCCAGGAGGCGTAAATAGCATATCGCCGCGTCCTAGCAAGCTCTCCGCGCCCATTTGATCCAGGATCACCTTACTATCGATGCGCTGACCGACTCGGTAGCTGATGCGGCTAGGCAGATTTGCCTTTATGAGCCCCGTCACGACGTCTACACTCGGGCGTTGGGTGGCTACGATGAGATGTATGCCGCTAGCGCGCGCCATCTGCGCCAGGCGTCCGATGTATAGCTCCACGTCCTTGCCGCTAGTCATCATGAGATCGGCTAGCTCGTCGATGATCACGACGATATACGGGAACTGCTCGCCGCCCTCCTCTTTCATCTTTTCGTTGTAGCTTTCGATATTTTTGGTGCGCGTATGGCTCATGATCTGATAGCGACGCTCCATCTCGGCGACCATGTTTGAGAGCGCGGTGATGGCCTGCTTAGCCTGCGTGATGACGGGAGTTAGCAGGTGCGGGATGTCGTTATAGATACTAAATTCCAGCATTTTTGGATCTATCATCATCAGGCGCAGCGTCTGCGGGCTGTTGCGATATAGCAGACTTAGTAGCATCGCGTTTATGCCCACGCTCTTGCCAGATCCCGTCGTGCCCGCGATTAGCAGATGTGGGAGCTTTTTTAGATCGGTGACAAAGGGCGCGCCGACGATATCCTTGCCTAGCGCGATAGTCAGCGGACTGCTCGAGTTTTTAAAAACTTCGCTATCTAAAATTTCCTTTAGATAGACGGTTTCGATGTTTTGGTTCGGCACCTCGATACCCACGACGTCTTTGCCAGGTATCGGAGCCTGAATGCGGATAGTCTGCGCGCGTAGAGCCATCGCGAGGTCGTCTTGCAGGGTTAAAATTTTACTCACCTTGATATGCGGCGCCTGACGAAACTCAAACGTCGTAACAATCGGCCCCGTGTACGTTCGCACGACGTCGCCGTCTATTTTAAATTTGCGCAGTTTATCGAGTAGATCGGAGATCTTTTGATCGATTTCGGCTTCGTTTACGCTATTTGATCTCTTAGGCGGATCGGCTAAAAATTTAAGCGGCGGCAACGCAAAATCCTTAGGTTTTTCGACCTTGCCTTTTTCCATTTGTTCGAGCAGTTTTTTATTTTCGGCAACTTCATTTAAAATTTCGACGCCGTTTATAGTAGTACTTTTTTCTTCTAAATTTGACTCGCTTTCATCCTGCGCATCGTCTTCATAATTCGGCTCGTCTTCGTCCTCTAGCTCTTCACCGTTTTCCTCGCTCAAATTTGACTCGCTTTGAGCTTTAGGCTTTTTGATTTGTCTAGGTTTTTTTTGCGATTTTTGCTTAATCTCGGCTAGGTTTTCAAATTTATCTTCATTGGCGCTAGGTTCTACAAAAGCCTTTTTTAGGATAGCTATGATGTTATCTTGCGCAATGAGACCAAAACTCAACACAAAAAGCATCAAGATAAATACCCACATGCCTATCACGCCGGCAACGTCTTTTAGCGCTTCGTTTACGGTGTTTGCGACTAGTCCGCCGTAGTTAGCGTCCGCGCCTGATTGAAACATCAAAAACGCCAAAAACAGCAGCGTCGCTCCGAGCGCCGTCTGGACAAATTCGGCATTAAAGCCGTTAAAGTATTTGTAAATATAATATGCGAAAAATATAAAAATAAAAGGATAAACGTAAGCTATAAAGCCAAAAAGCTTGAAGTTCCAAAGCCCGATCGCGTTGCCGAAGCTCCCGACGAAATTTGCCGCAGGCGCGATAGTGGCGATCCCGAAAAATATCAAAAAACAAACGACTACGACTAAAACCGATTCTCTTAAAATGGTGCGTCCTTTTAAATTGAGTAAATTTAAATTTACGGGAGAGCGAATTTTAGAGCCGAATTTATCAAATTTGGCCCCATTTTCGCTCCGCCCGCTTTGATAACGAAACTTTAATAAAACGGTAGATTATAGCGAGTTTTTACATATAGTTTAATAACGAAAGCTGGTTTATCTTAGCCACAGACTGCAACATCGCCTGATACGACATCATTTTTTGCATGAGGTTCATATAGGTCTCGCCGTAGTCTGCGTTTGTGATATCGGCCTTGACGGTTTTTACGTTTACCTCCATAACGCTAGCGTGCGTATTGGTTTGTATTAGCGTATTGGTTTGATTTCCAACTTTAGTGTGGATTTTGTTTACGTGATCGGCGATATGATCCAGTCTCTCGATCGCGCCCTGGATACCGGAGTTTCGCGGATGCTCACTCTCACTATCAGCGCGGTATTGACCGCTTCTTACAGCCTCTATCATCCTATCCAGGTCATCAAAAATATCCACGCTCGGGCTATCTATTTCGATACCGTTGTTTGCCGAAAAGTTCCATAGCGAACCCTCTCCTTGCGTGGTTGCAGGCGTCGTGCCGGTGCTATCTCCGTAAAATTGATCAGAATTTACCTCGTCGTAAATTCCGACTTTTATCGGCGTGACGGCGTTTTGCTTGTCGGTTACTTTTATGCGGCCGCGGTGATCCATATTTGCCTCTACGCTGCCTTGCGATTTTGAGATAGCTTGTTTGTAGGCGACATAATCAGCCTGGGCACTACCGCCGGCGCCCGCAGGAACATTGTCACTAGCTACCATACCGATGATGTCGTTTAGCTGCCTAAAAGTCATATTTTTTGACTGCGTTTCTCTACCCTCGGTGGTCGGCGGGTTTGTAGTGTCGTTGTAAAAACTATCCCAAACCTCGGTAGTGTATGTGGTGCCATCCGGTCTTGTTATGCTTACCTGAGCATTACCTGATGTTGCAGGCGGTACGGCGCTACCGAAAATCACGTCCACTTTATAATCTCCGCCACTTTTAGATTTGATCTGCATTTTTAAGGCTTGATCATTCATGTCGTATTTGTCTCTTTCGCCGGGATATAGCTCTTTTGAGCCCACGACTTGGCTTAGTGTCGTGTTATCGTCGGCAAATTTACCGCTACCGCGCTCTACTTGCGATACGGTGCCTATTAAGTTTCTGCCCTCTTGTTTAAAGTTTATCTTGTCGTAGTCGTAGGCATTTGTAACGGCGCCGTCTAGGTCTTCGTATTTACTTTTAACAAATTCCGTGATTTCATAGTCGTCTGGGTTTGCCTGCACCATGGCTTCGAGCGGGTTTGCGCCGCTAGTTAGGCTATCTACAGTGTCAAACGCGCTAGAAGCTCCAGCTATACCGCCAGCTAGAGCATCCGCGTTTGCCACTTTTTTCGTCGCCGCTATCATGTGAAAATCAATAACCTGATTGCCCTTGCTTAGGTCTTTTACGTTGATTTGACCCTGGTTATTTATCGTTACTTCGACGACTTTATTAGTCGGAGTGTTGCCGTATTCGGTGCCTATTTTTTCTAGCAGGTCGTTTATCGAAGCGTCCGAAGTCATCTTAAATTTACTCGTAAAGCTAGTGCCGTTTGGCTTTTTACCCTGCAAGAAAAAGGTCGTATCCTGAAACTGCCTAACGCCGGTTCCGGTAAAGTCTTGATTGGTTAGAGTTTTTTCGTCTTTTACATATTTAAAACCGATTAAATCGCGCATTTTATGCTCGCTATCGATATAAACGGTCTTGTTTCTGTCGTCTAAATTTTGAGCTTTTAACATCGTGTTGGAGGTGACTTTTTTATTATAGTCGCCGTCCTTGCCCAAAAATAGCTCATGGCCGTTTTGGTTGTAGGTCAAATTTACCTGAGCTCCGCCTACAGCTTTCATAGTTTGCGCATTGCCGAAATACTCGTTTGTATCGCCGTTTATAGGTTTTGTATTTATCGCGCTTCCAGAAAATAAAAACTGTCCGTTTATCGAGGTGTTTGCGATATTTACTAGGTGATTTTTGATACCTTGAAGGTCGTTTGCGATGGCTTCGCGCGAAGTTTGCGAATGGATTTCATTGGCGCCTTGAACCAGCTTTGTTTTAAAAGTCTCAAGCTGCTGCTTAAATTCACCCAAAGCCTTATCGGTATTTTTTGAAAAGTGCTGCGCTTTTGAAGTCGCCGTTTGCACTTGCTCAAGCGTCGCAACCTCATAAGCAAGCCTCATGCCGTCGTTATAGACGCTACTATCCTCGAAAGAATTTTGGATTTTTAGACCGCTTGAAATTTGCGTGTTTAGCTTGTAAAGCGCTTTCATATTGGTCTGATAGTCGTAGTTATTCGTAAATTTCATCAGCTGATTTGTCATTCTCATCGCATTTTTCCTTAAATTTAATTGAGCTCTTGCAAGCAAATAAAGTTCCACTCGTTATATCGTCAAATTTCAAAATTTATTTAGTTTTAGATATGATTTTGCCAAATTTAAGGAGAACAAATGAAAATACTCTTTTCGCCAAGCGAAGCAAAAACCGCCGTTAGTCCAAATAAATTTATAGATAGGGGTGACTTTGTTTTTCCTGATTTATATGAAAAGCGGTGCGAAATTTTAAAAATTTACGATGATTTTTTGCAAACGGCTACTATTGAAAAAATCTCAAAACTTTTTGGAGTTAAAAATTTGATCGATGAACCGAGCTTGCGCGAAAGCTTATTTAAAAAAGGCGCGGTAAAAGCCATCCTGCGATATGACGGAGTAGCCTACAAGCACCTTGACTACCGCAGCCTTGATAGCGCGGCGCAGAAATTTATAGATAAAAATACGCTGATTTTTTCAAATTTATTCGGCCCTGTGACGGCGGCGGATACACTACCCGAATACAAACTAAAACAAGGCGAGCGCATAAACGGGCTAAATTTGGAGAAATTTTATAGGCAAAATTTTAGCGACGAGATAGATGAGTGGCTAAGAGATGACGATATTTTAGACCTTAGAGCCGAGTTTTACGAGAAATTTTACCGCATACAAAAACCGTTTGCGACATTTAAATTTCTAAAAAACGGCAAAGTCGTCAGTCACTACGCCAAAGCTTATCGCGGGATAGTTTTGAGGCAAGTAGCGCAAAACGGGGTAAAAAACTTTAGCGAACTTTGCAAAATGGATATAGAAAATTTGCGACTCATAGATATCAAAAAAACTAAACTAAAAAGCGAGTTTTTGGTGCAAATAGTCTAAAATTCGAGCTTTTTCGTCAAATTCGCGTAAAAATCGTTAAATTTTCGGCTAAAAACTATTGTATTTTTTATAAAAACGTTGTAAAATGCCCGCATATCACTTCTTATTAAGGATGGTTCTATGAAAAAAGCTGATTTTATTCAAGCTGTTGCCGACAAGGCCGGTCTTTCTAAAAAAGATTCTCTAAAGGTAGTTGATGCCGCACTAGAGACTATCGAAGAGGTTCTTAAAAACGGCGATAGCATTAGCTTTATAGGCTTTGGTACATTCGCTACTGCCGAAAGAGCCGCTAGAAAAGCAAGAGTACCGGGAACTACGAAAGTTATAGATGTTCCTGCTAGCAAAGCGGTTAAATTTAAAGTAGGCAAAAAATTAAAAGAAGCAGTAGTAGCAGGCGCAGGCAAAAAAGGCAAAAAGAAATAATCACCCTTTCATGAAAGCTCAAGATTGGGCTTTCATGTTTTTTAATCTCTTTTTTATATCTTTCA
This genomic window contains:
- a CDS encoding FtsK/SpoIIIE family DNA translocase, whose amino-acid sequence is MIFFGIATIAPAANFVGSFGNAIGLWNFKLFGFIAYVYPFIFIFFAYYIYKYFNGFNAEFVQTALGATLLFLAFLMFQSGADANYGGLVANTVNEALKDVAGVIGMWVFILMLFVLSFGLIAQDNIIAILKKAFVEPSANEDKFENLAEIKQKSQKKPRQIKKPKAQSESNLSEENGEELEDEDEPNYEDDAQDESESNLEEKSTTINGVEILNEVAENKKLLEQMEKGKVEKPKDFALPPLKFLADPPKRSNSVNEAEIDQKISDLLDKLRKFKIDGDVVRTYTGPIVTTFEFRQAPHIKVSKILTLQDDLAMALRAQTIRIQAPIPGKDVVGIEVPNQNIETVYLKEILDSEVFKNSSSPLTIALGKDIVGAPFVTDLKKLPHLLIAGTTGSGKSVGINAMLLSLLYRNSPQTLRLMMIDPKMLEFSIYNDIPHLLTPVITQAKQAITALSNMVAEMERRYQIMSHTRTKNIESYNEKMKEEGGEQFPYIVVIIDELADLMMTSGKDVELYIGRLAQMARASGIHLIVATQRPSVDVVTGLIKANLPSRISYRVGQRIDSKVILDQMGAESLLGRGDMLFTPPGSPGVIRLHAPFASEKEIDTIVNFLKAQQEVVYDERFLAEEGASGGGGAGSGAVAGELDELYEEAKEIVLSEQKTSISYLQRRLKIGYNRAATIIEQMEQMGVLSPMNAKGQRDIL
- a CDS encoding flagellin, which codes for MRMTNQLMKFTNNYDYQTNMKALYKLNTQISSGLKIQNSFEDSSVYNDGMRLAYEVATLEQVQTATSKAQHFSKNTDKALGEFKQQLETFKTKLVQGANEIHSQTSREAIANDLQGIKNHLVNIANTSINGQFLFSGSAINTKPINGDTNEYFGNAQTMKAVGGAQVNLTYNQNGHELFLGKDGDYNKKVTSNTMLKAQNLDDRNKTVYIDSEHKMRDLIGFKYVKDEKTLTNQDFTGTGVRQFQDTTFFLQGKKPNGTSFTSKFKMTSDASINDLLEKIGTEYGNTPTNKVVEVTINNQGQINVKDLSKGNQVIDFHMIAATKKVANADALAGGIAGASSAFDTVDSLTSGANPLEAMVQANPDDYEITEFVKSKYEDLDGAVTNAYDYDKINFKQEGRNLIGTVSQVERGSGKFADDNTTLSQVVGSKELYPGERDKYDMNDQALKMQIKSKSGGDYKVDVIFGSAVPPATSGNAQVSITRPDGTTYTTEVWDSFYNDTTNPPTTEGRETQSKNMTFRQLNDIIGMVASDNVPAGAGGSAQADYVAYKQAISKSQGSVEANMDHRGRIKVTDKQNAVTPIKVGIYDEVNSDQFYGDSTGTTPATTQGEGSLWNFSANNGIEIDSPSVDIFDDLDRMIEAVRSGQYRADSESEHPRNSGIQGAIERLDHIADHVNKIHTKVGNQTNTLIQTNTHASVMEVNVKTVKADITNADYGETYMNLMQKMMSYQAMLQSVAKINQLSLLNYM
- a CDS encoding HU family DNA-binding protein, yielding MKKADFIQAVADKAGLSKKDSLKVVDAALETIEEVLKNGDSISFIGFGTFATAERAARKARVPGTTKVIDVPASKAVKFKVGKKLKEAVVAGAGKKGKKK
- a CDS encoding YaaA family protein → MKILFSPSEAKTAVSPNKFIDRGDFVFPDLYEKRCEILKIYDDFLQTATIEKISKLFGVKNLIDEPSLRESLFKKGAVKAILRYDGVAYKHLDYRSLDSAAQKFIDKNTLIFSNLFGPVTAADTLPEYKLKQGERINGLNLEKFYRQNFSDEIDEWLRDDDILDLRAEFYEKFYRIQKPFATFKFLKNGKVVSHYAKAYRGIVLRQVAQNGVKNFSELCKMDIENLRLIDIKKTKLKSEFLVQIV